A window of the Diorhabda carinulata isolate Delta chromosome 1, icDioCari1.1, whole genome shotgun sequence genome harbors these coding sequences:
- the LOC130894171 gene encoding membrane-associated guanylate kinase, WW and PDZ domain-containing protein 1 isoform X1: MSHTKEHNPLSQPLRVETDGTLHPGEDTYFGDVNNHNDNLDSLGPLPPKWEKAYTESGEVYFIDHSTGTSHWLDPRLSKFQKKTLEDCMDDELPYGWEKISDPHYGTYFIDHVNRRTQYENPVIQAKRAASQASARVSRISFTKDPSELCGQRFKTSLVKSSRGLGFTIVGGDDGVDEFLQIKSVVPKGPAWVDGQLQTGDVIVFVNDTCVLGYTHNQIVRLFQSISVGSTVALEVCRGYPLPFDPNDPNTEVVTTIAVDTHLQPVSDEKCLVDKNYNFVEGEEISHNDKTILDSSNDIDELLKGMGNISVSKIDVNVRIVKGNLGFGFTIADSACGQRVKKILDHQRCKNLQEGDILIEINDISLQNMSHDEVVQVLKNCPYNSEASICVQRGCSTKTPTVRNKPRKLDIRHNGKDVCNAYRSKTPTADIYSTQPREILPSRPKTPLVDTRSLSKTPIKDINSNQEIFKCDYDNINTDRSRLRLSLIDNREEDIDNLDLVLETQNKSVEELDKFNLYNPVSHRYDCSCAYCSNPRSALVESIDTYENVKKYNGNDWWYPSPNIEYVTTAITLNRQETGFGFRIIGGIEDKSQVAVGHIVAGGAADLDGRIRSGDEIVSVEGYSVIKASHRQVVQLINAAAARGQVNLILRRRINPQIPISTGNWQAENYPQLSTVNMNFISSNSHPSTTYEVTVQRTENEGFGFVIISSANKIGSTIGRLIEDSPAEKCGKLRVGDYIVAVNHIDIMHLSHGDIVNLIKDSGLSVTLTIGTHSDL; this comes from the exons atgAGTCACACAAAGGAACACAACCCCCTTTCCCAACCTTTAAGAGTTGAAACTGATGGTACACTACACCCCGGAGAAGATACATACTTCGGAGATGTAAATAACCATAATGATAATTTGGATTCCTTGGGCCCTCTACCTCCCAAATGGGAAAAAGCTTATACTGAGAGTGGAGAAGTATATTTTATAGA TCATTCTACTGGTACATCACATTGGTTGGATCCtcgattatcaaaatttcagaaaaaaactttAGAAGACTGTATGGATGATGAGCTGCCGTATGGTTGGGAAAAGATAAGTGATCCTCATTATGGTACATATTTCAtagatcatgtcaatagaagAACTCAATATGAAAACCCTGTCATCCAAGCAAAAAGAGCAGCTTCACAGGCATCTGCAAGAGTTAGTAGAATATCTTTTACAAAAGATCCATCAGAATTATGTGGTCAACGTTTCAAAACTTCTCTAGTTAAGTCATCTAGGGGCTTAGGTTTCACTATTGTAGGAGGAGATGATGGAGTAGATGAATTTCTCCAAATAAAATCTGTAGTGCCTAAAGGCCCAGCATGGGTAGATGGACAGCTACAAACAGGAGATGTAATAGTATTTGTTAATGATACATGTGTTCTTGGTTATACACATAACCAAATTGTTAGACTATTTCAATCCATTAGTGTTGGTTCAACTGTAGCTTTAGAAGTTTGTCGAGGTTACCCTTTGCCTTTTGATCCAAATGATCCAAATACAGAAGTAGTAACTACTATAGCTGTGGATACACATTTACAACCTGTTTctgatgaaaaatgtttggttgacaagaattataattttgttgagGGAGAAGAAATCTCTCATAATGATAAGACTATTTTAGATTCTAGTAATGATATAGATGAGCTCTTGAAAGGCATGGGAAATATTTCAGTTAGCAAAATAGATGTAAATGTAAGAATAGTTAAGGGAAATTTAGGATTTGGATTTACAATAGCTGATAGTGCATGTGGGCAAAGAGTTAAAAAAATTCTCGACCACCAACGCTGTAAAAACCTACAAGAAGGTGATATacttatagaaataaatgatatttcattacaaaatatGTCTCACGATGAAGTGGTACAAGTCTTGAAAAACTGTCCTTATAATAGTGAAGCTAGCATATGTGTTCAAAGAGGATGCTCAACAAAAACGCCCACAGTTAGAAATAAACCCAGAAAATTAGATATTCGTCATAATGGCAAGGATGTATGTAATGCATATAGAAGCAAAACACCAACAGCTGATATTTATAGTACTCAACCTAGGGAAATTCTCCCAAGTAGACCTAAAACTCCTTTGGTAGATACAAGGAGTTTATCCAAAACTCCAATTAAAGATATTAACTCCAatcaagaaattttcaaatgtgACTATGACAATATTAACACTGATAGATCTCGATTACGTTTATCACTCATTGATAACCGAGAAGAAGACATAGATAATCTAGATTTAGTCCTTGAAACCCAAAATAAATCTGTGGAAGAATTAGATAAGTTTAATTTATATAACCCTGTATCTCATAGATATGATTGCTCTTGTGCTTATTGCTCAAATCCCCGTTCAGCATTAGTTGAATCCATTGACACCtatgaaaatgtcaaaaaatataatggaaaCGATTGGTGGTATCCCTCCCCTAATATAGAATATGTAACAACAGCAATCACATTAAACAGACAAGAGACTGGATTTGGATTTAGAATAATAGGAGGGATAGAAGACAAATCTCAA GTTGCTGTTGGGCACATAGTAGCAGGAGGCGCAGCAGATTTGGATGGAAGAATAAGGTCTGGAGATGAAATAGTAAGTGTGGAAGGTTATTCTGTTATAAAAGCTTCACATCGACAAGTAGTCCAACTCATCAATGCAGCAGCAGCAAGAGGTCAAGTTAATCTCATTCTCAGAAGACGTATAAATCCTCAAATACCTATTAGTACAGGAAATTGGCAGGCTGAAAATTATCCCCAACTGTCTACAGtcaatatgaattttatatccAGCAACTCTCATCCTTCCACAACATATGAAGTTACAGTCCAAAGGACTGAAAATGAAGGATTTGGATTTGTCATCATTTCGTCTGCAAACAAAATAGGATCTACAATTG GTCGATTAATAGAAGACAGCCCAGcagaaaaatgtggaaaattgCGAGTAGGGGATTACATAGTTGCTGTAAATCACATAGACATTATGCATTTAAGTCATGGTGATATTGTGAATCTCATTAAAGATTCTGGTCTCTCTGTCACTTTAACAATTGGAACTCACTCTGATCTTTGA
- the LOC130894171 gene encoding membrane-associated guanylate kinase, WW and PDZ domain-containing protein 1 isoform X2, which produces MLKMRFHKMVMFSKKSICVFVGVDLLQKMMSASHSTGTSHWLDPRLSKFQKKTLEDCMDDELPYGWEKISDPHYGTYFIDHVNRRTQYENPVIQAKRAASQASARVSRISFTKDPSELCGQRFKTSLVKSSRGLGFTIVGGDDGVDEFLQIKSVVPKGPAWVDGQLQTGDVIVFVNDTCVLGYTHNQIVRLFQSISVGSTVALEVCRGYPLPFDPNDPNTEVVTTIAVDTHLQPVSDEKCLVDKNYNFVEGEEISHNDKTILDSSNDIDELLKGMGNISVSKIDVNVRIVKGNLGFGFTIADSACGQRVKKILDHQRCKNLQEGDILIEINDISLQNMSHDEVVQVLKNCPYNSEASICVQRGCSTKTPTVRNKPRKLDIRHNGKDVCNAYRSKTPTADIYSTQPREILPSRPKTPLVDTRSLSKTPIKDINSNQEIFKCDYDNINTDRSRLRLSLIDNREEDIDNLDLVLETQNKSVEELDKFNLYNPVSHRYDCSCAYCSNPRSALVESIDTYENVKKYNGNDWWYPSPNIEYVTTAITLNRQETGFGFRIIGGIEDKSQVAVGHIVAGGAADLDGRIRSGDEIVSVEGYSVIKASHRQVVQLINAAAARGQVNLILRRRINPQIPISTGNWQAENYPQLSTVNMNFISSNSHPSTTYEVTVQRTENEGFGFVIISSANKIGSTIGRLIEDSPAEKCGKLRVGDYIVAVNHIDIMHLSHGDIVNLIKDSGLSVTLTIGTHSDL; this is translated from the exons ATGCTCAAAATGCGTTTCCACAAAATGGTAATGTTTTCAAAGAAAAGCATTTGTGTGTTCGTTGGTGTGGATCTACTACAAAAAATGATGAGTGCAAG TCATTCTACTGGTACATCACATTGGTTGGATCCtcgattatcaaaatttcagaaaaaaactttAGAAGACTGTATGGATGATGAGCTGCCGTATGGTTGGGAAAAGATAAGTGATCCTCATTATGGTACATATTTCAtagatcatgtcaatagaagAACTCAATATGAAAACCCTGTCATCCAAGCAAAAAGAGCAGCTTCACAGGCATCTGCAAGAGTTAGTAGAATATCTTTTACAAAAGATCCATCAGAATTATGTGGTCAACGTTTCAAAACTTCTCTAGTTAAGTCATCTAGGGGCTTAGGTTTCACTATTGTAGGAGGAGATGATGGAGTAGATGAATTTCTCCAAATAAAATCTGTAGTGCCTAAAGGCCCAGCATGGGTAGATGGACAGCTACAAACAGGAGATGTAATAGTATTTGTTAATGATACATGTGTTCTTGGTTATACACATAACCAAATTGTTAGACTATTTCAATCCATTAGTGTTGGTTCAACTGTAGCTTTAGAAGTTTGTCGAGGTTACCCTTTGCCTTTTGATCCAAATGATCCAAATACAGAAGTAGTAACTACTATAGCTGTGGATACACATTTACAACCTGTTTctgatgaaaaatgtttggttgacaagaattataattttgttgagGGAGAAGAAATCTCTCATAATGATAAGACTATTTTAGATTCTAGTAATGATATAGATGAGCTCTTGAAAGGCATGGGAAATATTTCAGTTAGCAAAATAGATGTAAATGTAAGAATAGTTAAGGGAAATTTAGGATTTGGATTTACAATAGCTGATAGTGCATGTGGGCAAAGAGTTAAAAAAATTCTCGACCACCAACGCTGTAAAAACCTACAAGAAGGTGATATacttatagaaataaatgatatttcattacaaaatatGTCTCACGATGAAGTGGTACAAGTCTTGAAAAACTGTCCTTATAATAGTGAAGCTAGCATATGTGTTCAAAGAGGATGCTCAACAAAAACGCCCACAGTTAGAAATAAACCCAGAAAATTAGATATTCGTCATAATGGCAAGGATGTATGTAATGCATATAGAAGCAAAACACCAACAGCTGATATTTATAGTACTCAACCTAGGGAAATTCTCCCAAGTAGACCTAAAACTCCTTTGGTAGATACAAGGAGTTTATCCAAAACTCCAATTAAAGATATTAACTCCAatcaagaaattttcaaatgtgACTATGACAATATTAACACTGATAGATCTCGATTACGTTTATCACTCATTGATAACCGAGAAGAAGACATAGATAATCTAGATTTAGTCCTTGAAACCCAAAATAAATCTGTGGAAGAATTAGATAAGTTTAATTTATATAACCCTGTATCTCATAGATATGATTGCTCTTGTGCTTATTGCTCAAATCCCCGTTCAGCATTAGTTGAATCCATTGACACCtatgaaaatgtcaaaaaatataatggaaaCGATTGGTGGTATCCCTCCCCTAATATAGAATATGTAACAACAGCAATCACATTAAACAGACAAGAGACTGGATTTGGATTTAGAATAATAGGAGGGATAGAAGACAAATCTCAA GTTGCTGTTGGGCACATAGTAGCAGGAGGCGCAGCAGATTTGGATGGAAGAATAAGGTCTGGAGATGAAATAGTAAGTGTGGAAGGTTATTCTGTTATAAAAGCTTCACATCGACAAGTAGTCCAACTCATCAATGCAGCAGCAGCAAGAGGTCAAGTTAATCTCATTCTCAGAAGACGTATAAATCCTCAAATACCTATTAGTACAGGAAATTGGCAGGCTGAAAATTATCCCCAACTGTCTACAGtcaatatgaattttatatccAGCAACTCTCATCCTTCCACAACATATGAAGTTACAGTCCAAAGGACTGAAAATGAAGGATTTGGATTTGTCATCATTTCGTCTGCAAACAAAATAGGATCTACAATTG GTCGATTAATAGAAGACAGCCCAGcagaaaaatgtggaaaattgCGAGTAGGGGATTACATAGTTGCTGTAAATCACATAGACATTATGCATTTAAGTCATGGTGATATTGTGAATCTCATTAAAGATTCTGGTCTCTCTGTCACTTTAACAATTGGAACTCACTCTGATCTTTGA
- the LOC130894171 gene encoding membrane-associated guanylate kinase, WW and PDZ domain-containing protein 1 isoform X3 — MDDELPYGWEKISDPHYGTYFIDHVNRRTQYENPVIQAKRAASQASARVSRISFTKDPSELCGQRFKTSLVKSSRGLGFTIVGGDDGVDEFLQIKSVVPKGPAWVDGQLQTGDVIVFVNDTCVLGYTHNQIVRLFQSISVGSTVALEVCRGYPLPFDPNDPNTEVVTTIAVDTHLQPVSDEKCLVDKNYNFVEGEEISHNDKTILDSSNDIDELLKGMGNISVSKIDVNVRIVKGNLGFGFTIADSACGQRVKKILDHQRCKNLQEGDILIEINDISLQNMSHDEVVQVLKNCPYNSEASICVQRGCSTKTPTVRNKPRKLDIRHNGKDVCNAYRSKTPTADIYSTQPREILPSRPKTPLVDTRSLSKTPIKDINSNQEIFKCDYDNINTDRSRLRLSLIDNREEDIDNLDLVLETQNKSVEELDKFNLYNPVSHRYDCSCAYCSNPRSALVESIDTYENVKKYNGNDWWYPSPNIEYVTTAITLNRQETGFGFRIIGGIEDKSQVAVGHIVAGGAADLDGRIRSGDEIVSVEGYSVIKASHRQVVQLINAAAARGQVNLILRRRINPQIPISTGNWQAENYPQLSTVNMNFISSNSHPSTTYEVTVQRTENEGFGFVIISSANKIGSTIGRLIEDSPAEKCGKLRVGDYIVAVNHIDIMHLSHGDIVNLIKDSGLSVTLTIGTHSDL, encoded by the exons ATGGATGATGAGCTGCCGTATGGTTGGGAAAAGATAAGTGATCCTCATTATGGTACATATTTCAtagatcatgtcaatagaagAACTCAATATGAAAACCCTGTCATCCAAGCAAAAAGAGCAGCTTCACAGGCATCTGCAAGAGTTAGTAGAATATCTTTTACAAAAGATCCATCAGAATTATGTGGTCAACGTTTCAAAACTTCTCTAGTTAAGTCATCTAGGGGCTTAGGTTTCACTATTGTAGGAGGAGATGATGGAGTAGATGAATTTCTCCAAATAAAATCTGTAGTGCCTAAAGGCCCAGCATGGGTAGATGGACAGCTACAAACAGGAGATGTAATAGTATTTGTTAATGATACATGTGTTCTTGGTTATACACATAACCAAATTGTTAGACTATTTCAATCCATTAGTGTTGGTTCAACTGTAGCTTTAGAAGTTTGTCGAGGTTACCCTTTGCCTTTTGATCCAAATGATCCAAATACAGAAGTAGTAACTACTATAGCTGTGGATACACATTTACAACCTGTTTctgatgaaaaatgtttggttgacaagaattataattttgttgagGGAGAAGAAATCTCTCATAATGATAAGACTATTTTAGATTCTAGTAATGATATAGATGAGCTCTTGAAAGGCATGGGAAATATTTCAGTTAGCAAAATAGATGTAAATGTAAGAATAGTTAAGGGAAATTTAGGATTTGGATTTACAATAGCTGATAGTGCATGTGGGCAAAGAGTTAAAAAAATTCTCGACCACCAACGCTGTAAAAACCTACAAGAAGGTGATATacttatagaaataaatgatatttcattacaaaatatGTCTCACGATGAAGTGGTACAAGTCTTGAAAAACTGTCCTTATAATAGTGAAGCTAGCATATGTGTTCAAAGAGGATGCTCAACAAAAACGCCCACAGTTAGAAATAAACCCAGAAAATTAGATATTCGTCATAATGGCAAGGATGTATGTAATGCATATAGAAGCAAAACACCAACAGCTGATATTTATAGTACTCAACCTAGGGAAATTCTCCCAAGTAGACCTAAAACTCCTTTGGTAGATACAAGGAGTTTATCCAAAACTCCAATTAAAGATATTAACTCCAatcaagaaattttcaaatgtgACTATGACAATATTAACACTGATAGATCTCGATTACGTTTATCACTCATTGATAACCGAGAAGAAGACATAGATAATCTAGATTTAGTCCTTGAAACCCAAAATAAATCTGTGGAAGAATTAGATAAGTTTAATTTATATAACCCTGTATCTCATAGATATGATTGCTCTTGTGCTTATTGCTCAAATCCCCGTTCAGCATTAGTTGAATCCATTGACACCtatgaaaatgtcaaaaaatataatggaaaCGATTGGTGGTATCCCTCCCCTAATATAGAATATGTAACAACAGCAATCACATTAAACAGACAAGAGACTGGATTTGGATTTAGAATAATAGGAGGGATAGAAGACAAATCTCAA GTTGCTGTTGGGCACATAGTAGCAGGAGGCGCAGCAGATTTGGATGGAAGAATAAGGTCTGGAGATGAAATAGTAAGTGTGGAAGGTTATTCTGTTATAAAAGCTTCACATCGACAAGTAGTCCAACTCATCAATGCAGCAGCAGCAAGAGGTCAAGTTAATCTCATTCTCAGAAGACGTATAAATCCTCAAATACCTATTAGTACAGGAAATTGGCAGGCTGAAAATTATCCCCAACTGTCTACAGtcaatatgaattttatatccAGCAACTCTCATCCTTCCACAACATATGAAGTTACAGTCCAAAGGACTGAAAATGAAGGATTTGGATTTGTCATCATTTCGTCTGCAAACAAAATAGGATCTACAATTG GTCGATTAATAGAAGACAGCCCAGcagaaaaatgtggaaaattgCGAGTAGGGGATTACATAGTTGCTGTAAATCACATAGACATTATGCATTTAAGTCATGGTGATATTGTGAATCTCATTAAAGATTCTGGTCTCTCTGTCACTTTAACAATTGGAACTCACTCTGATCTTTGA